A segment of the Entomomonas moraniae genome:
AAGAGGCAATTCTACTAAATTTTATCCAGGGGAGTTAGTTTTATATTGTAAAGTTTATTACAAGATAAAGGACTATCTGCTAGATAGTCCTTTAGGGGAGGTTCATTATGAGGTAGGTATAGATTGCAGTAAACGTGACTCCATTAAGCGTGCAATTTCATTTTCACCAATGATTACAAAGTTAGAACCATGCTGTTCTAAATGTTCTTGTTCTGCTTCTGTTTGAGCGCGTGCCATAATGTCGAGAGAAGGGTTACAAGTTCTTGCATGTTCCACAATTTGGCCTGCTTCAAAACCATTAGGTACGGCAATTAATAACCATTTGGCTTCTTCAATATTTGCTCTTTTTAATAAGTCTATATTAGCAGCATTTCCCTCAACGACAGTGTAACCTTGTTCTCTTGCTTTATCTACACGCACGTGAGCATCTTCGATAATCACTAAGGGAATTTGTTTCTCTTGTAAATATTTACTGGTGAGTATGCCGACACGCCCATAGCCTACAATAATGGCATGGTTAGTTTCTGTAATCGGCTGAATATCATCGTCACTTTCTTGTTCTATCGCAATATTTTCTATAGGATCTGCTGATTGAGAAGTGTTTTCTTCATTTGTAGCTGTCGCGGCAACTTCTTTTTTCTCAACAGATGCTTGGTAACGGTCAAGCAATAAAAATAGTACAGGGTTAATCAAAATGGATAAGATTGCACCCGCTAAGATTAGATTGTAGCCATTTTGAGGGAGTAACTCATATTTCATACCAAGCCCCGCCAAGATGAAAGAGAACTCACCTATTTGAGCTAAGCTGACTGAAATGGTTAGTGCTGTATGAGTAGATTTGCGGAACGCTTTAACAATTAAGAATGCTGCTACAGATTTACCGATAACGATAATCAGAAGTGTTGCTAAGACGAGCAAGGGATTTTCGAGTAGAACATGGGGATCAAATAACATCCCTACTGATACGAAAAAGAGTACAGCAAAAGCATCTCGGAATGGAAGAGAGTCCTCAGCTGCTTTATGGCTAAGTTCTGATTCATTGAGTACCATCCCTGCAAAGAATGCCCCTAACGCAAAGGAGACACCAAAGAGCTCTGCTGATCCAAACGCGATTCCCATGGCGATGGCTAACACAGATAAGGTAAACAGTTCTCGAGAGCCTAAGCCCGCAATACGTTCTAATATCCAAGGAATAACTTTACGGCCAACGATAATCATGAGTGCGATAAATGCAGTGACTTTGCCAAGCGTTATTCCTAATTGTGCGAGTATTCCCAATTGGGCGGGAGCTGTATCGGTTACTACAGTAATAGCTGCATCGGCAAGATCTTTTGAGTCAACAGCGGTTGTCGCAGCATCGCCTGCCGAACCACCTAATATGCCTGCAAGTGCGGGTAGCAATACAAGAGCCAATACCATAATAAGGTCTTCAACAATTAACCAACCAACGGCAATTTTTCCTCTTCGTGTATCGATGAGTTGTCTTGACTCTAGCGCTCTGAGCAATACAACAGTACTGGCACAGGATAAGGCTAGGCCGAAGACAATACTTGTTCCTAGACTCCAGCCAAGTAACCACGTAAGCCCCATTCCCATTATCGTGGCGAAAAAGATTTGGCCAATGGCACCAGGAATAGCTATATTTTTAACGGACATTAGGTCTTTAAAAGAAAAGTGTAACCCAACGCCAAACATGAGCAAGATGACGCCAATTTCAGAAATTTCGTGTGAAAGGTGTTGGTCAGCAACAAAAAAAGGTGTGTAAGGGCCTACACAAATACCGGCTAATAAATATCCTACAAGTGGCGATATCCTGAGGCGTAAGGCAATAGCGCCTAGAATAAGTGCTAATACAAACCCAACCGAGATGGTTGCTATGAGGGGTGTTTGTGTCATAGATTCTCCCTTTTAGTGATTTATCTTTATTATATGATAATTTTAGCTATTAACGGGTGTAATTATAACTATATATGCTAATAAAAATAACCTATTTTTTAATTAGAGTTAATAGCTAAATGCTATAAGTAATTACCATTTGTTTCTAATTCACCGTATCTTTCCAGTTTATGTATTTTTCTTTTGGCGAACTTCACGCCTTTTTTGTGCTTCGTGAAAACGTCTTATTCCATCAGGTGTGGTTGGCTCTAATGTTGGAATCTTGCTGGGTTTGCCGTCATCACCTATAGCGACCATCGTGAAAAAACTGCTGTTCGTGTGGCGAACACTTCGTTCTTTAATATTTTCAGTGACTACTTTGATGCCTATTTCCATTGAGGTGTTACCTGTATAATTAACGGAAGCAAGAAAGTGTACAAGCTCCCCTACATAAACAGGGGCTTTAAAGGTTACTTGGTCAACAGATAGAGTGACAGTGTAACAAGCAGCATAGCGACTTGCACAAGCATAGGCAACTTCATCTAATAATTTGAGCAATGTCCCACCGTGGACATTCCCTGAGAAGTTAGCCATGTCGGGAGTCATGAGAACTGACATAGAAAGTTCTGAGTTACTTGGCATTTGCATACTAGATTAATTTCCTTTAGGCATTGATTATAAATGTTTATAACATCTGAGGTTATTTTTCTATTAGAATAGAGAGCTGTTATTTGTAAATAAAGTATTTTTAGGAGTCCACATTGCATAGTGCTACTAGTTTTCTCCAAGATTTAGCTATTTTAATGCTTTTTGCTGGTGTATCAATTGTTATTTTTAGCCGATTAAAACAACCTGTGGTATTAGGGTATATCGTAGCAGGTTTCTTAATAGGTCCTTATCTATTTAAGCCCGGTCTTATTCATGATGAAGACAGTATTAAAACGTTATCGGAGTTGGGCGTTATCTTCTTAATGTTTTCATTGGGGCTTGAGTTTAGTATTCGAAAGTTGTTTTCAGTCGGCGCTACGGCTTTTATTGCTGCATTATTAGAAATTGTGGTGATGATTTGGATCGGCTATGAAATAGGGCGCTTCTTCAGTTGGGGCAGTATGGACTCTTTATTTTTGGGGGCCATTTTAGCGGTTTCATCAACGACTATTATTATTAAAGCATTAAGCGATTTAAAAATGAAGCATGAGCGATTTGCTCAACTTATTTTTGGTGTATTGATTGTGGAGGATATTTTAGGGATTGGTATTATTGCGCTGTTGTCAGGGATTGCTGTTTCAAAAGGGGATATTAATGCGGTAGGTATTATTGCAACTATCAGTAAGTTGACGCTATTTATGGTGGTATCACTGGTTGTGGGTATCATCATGGTGCCACGTGTATTGGCATATATCGCACGTTTTCAAAGTGATGAGATGGTATTAATCTCTGTTTTGGGCATGTGCTTTGGATTTTGTTTAATTGTTATTTATTTAGGCTACAGTGTGGTATTAGGTGCCTTTTTAATCGGCGCCATTATGGCAGAGTCGAGGCAACTAGCCCAGATTGAGCGAATAATTGAACCTGTTAGGGATCTGTTTAGTGCAATATTCTTTGTTACTATTGGTATGCTCATTGATCCAACTATTTTGCAAACCCATTTTGTTGAAATTATTGTAATCGCGCTTGCGGTTATTATCGGTAAGGTTTTTTCTTGTGGTATGGGAGCGTTTATTGCAGGTAATACAGGTAAAACATCATTACGCGTTGGGATGGGGTTGTCCCAAATTGGTGAGTTTTCTTTTATTATTGCTACTTTGGGGATTCAGTTGGGTGTTACCTCCAGTTATCTTTATTCTATTGCGGTGGCTGTTTCTGTGATTACAACCTTAACAACGCCGTATTTAATTAAGGTAGCTGATCCTTTATCTAATGGATTAGCTAGTATTATTCCTACACCTATCGCTAAAGTGTTTAACGCTTATACGCAATGGGTTGATAGCATAAGATTACATGGAGATAAAGCTGTTTTAGCGGGGATGATACGCAAGATTATTATGCAGGTAGGGGTTAATTTAGCCTTAGTAACGGCTATTTTTCTAGGGGTCGCTTATTTTGTTGGACCTATTGGCCAATGGTTAGGGCATTGGGTTGTTAATGTGGACTATCGTAAGGCGGTTATTTGTGGTGTTACCGTTGTTTTGTCATTGCCTTTCTTGATTGCTGCCTACCGTAAGTTAAAAGCGTTATCAATGCTATTAGCTGAGATGAGTTTGAAAGGCGGTAATATTCGATTACAGCGCATATTGGCTGAGTTGATACCTGCATTGTCTATTGTTGTGATCTTAGTCTTACTTTCGGCATTATCATCCGCTATTT
Coding sequences within it:
- a CDS encoding cation:proton antiporter gives rise to the protein MLFAGVSIVIFSRLKQPVVLGYIVAGFLIGPYLFKPGLIHDEDSIKTLSELGVIFLMFSLGLEFSIRKLFSVGATAFIAALLEIVVMIWIGYEIGRFFSWGSMDSLFLGAILAVSSTTIIIKALSDLKMKHERFAQLIFGVLIVEDILGIGIIALLSGIAVSKGDINAVGIIATISKLTLFMVVSLVVGIIMVPRVLAYIARFQSDEMVLISVLGMCFGFCLIVIYLGYSVVLGAFLIGAIMAESRQLAQIERIIEPVRDLFSAIFFVTIGMLIDPTILQTHFVEIIVIALAVIIGKVFSCGMGAFIAGNTGKTSLRVGMGLSQIGEFSFIIATLGIQLGVTSSYLYSIAVAVSVITTLTTPYLIKVADPLSNGLASIIPTPIAKVFNAYTQWVDSIRLHGDKAVLAGMIRKIIMQVGVNLALVTAIFLGVAYFVGPIGQWLGHWVVNVDYRKAVICGVTVVLSLPFLIAAYRKLKALSMLLAEMSLKGGNIRLQRILAELIPALSIVVILVLLSALSSAILPSRETLIIVVVVIIALTLILWRWFIKIHSRLQIALFETLDQSKDNHHG
- a CDS encoding acyl-CoA thioesterase; this translates as MPSNSELSMSVLMTPDMANFSGNVHGGTLLKLLDEVAYACASRYAACYTVTLSVDQVTFKAPVYVGELVHFLASVNYTGNTSMEIGIKVVTENIKERSVRHTNSSFFTMVAIGDDGKPSKIPTLEPTTPDGIRRFHEAQKRREVRQKKNT
- a CDS encoding cation:proton antiporter domain-containing protein, with the protein product MTQTPLIATISVGFVLALILGAIALRLRISPLVGYLLAGICVGPYTPFFVADQHLSHEISEIGVILLMFGVGLHFSFKDLMSVKNIAIPGAIGQIFFATIMGMGLTWLLGWSLGTSIVFGLALSCASTVVLLRALESRQLIDTRRGKIAVGWLIVEDLIMVLALVLLPALAGILGGSAGDAATTAVDSKDLADAAITVVTDTAPAQLGILAQLGITLGKVTAFIALMIIVGRKVIPWILERIAGLGSRELFTLSVLAIAMGIAFGSAELFGVSFALGAFFAGMVLNESELSHKAAEDSLPFRDAFAVLFFVSVGMLFDPHVLLENPLLVLATLLIIVIGKSVAAFLIVKAFRKSTHTALTISVSLAQIGEFSFILAGLGMKYELLPQNGYNLILAGAILSILINPVLFLLLDRYQASVEKKEVAATATNEENTSQSADPIENIAIEQESDDDIQPITETNHAIIVGYGRVGILTSKYLQEKQIPLVIIEDAHVRVDKAREQGYTVVEGNAANIDLLKRANIEEAKWLLIAVPNGFEAGQIVEHARTCNPSLDIMARAQTEAEQEHLEQHGSNFVIIGENEIARLMESRLLQSIPTS